Proteins encoded together in one Deltaproteobacteria bacterium window:
- a CDS encoding guanylate kinase yields the protein MRALDRIKHRGMALILSGPSGTGKSTLVKRLKGEFPAFRFSISCTTRLPRAGETDGVDYHFWDRTKFESRLRSGFFAEWAEVHGNLYGTPLAEVQDMLANGQDVIFDIDVQGAGQLQKSLNQGCYVFVFPPSKAALEARLSGRGTDRPEAVSVRLRNAAREISGAGIFDHWLVNDDLDRAYDTLRAVCLAEKTRPVYDPTLMDRILAGWATGMGACRG from the coding sequence ATGAGAGCCTTGGACCGGATCAAACATAGAGGGATGGCCCTAATCCTCAGTGGGCCTTCGGGGACGGGCAAGAGCACCCTGGTCAAGCGATTGAAGGGGGAGTTTCCGGCCTTCAGATTCTCCATCTCCTGCACGACCAGACTCCCTAGGGCCGGTGAGACAGACGGCGTAGACTACCATTTTTGGGACAGAACGAAGTTCGAGTCTCGGCTGCGATCCGGTTTTTTTGCCGAATGGGCCGAGGTTCACGGCAATCTCTACGGAACCCCTCTTGCCGAGGTTCAGGACATGCTGGCCAATGGTCAGGACGTGATTTTCGACATCGACGTCCAGGGTGCCGGGCAACTGCAAAAGAGCCTCAATCAGGGATGCTACGTCTTTGTTTTTCCTCCATCCAAGGCGGCTTTGGAAGCTCGCCTCTCGGGGCGGGGCACCGACCGGCCCGAAGCCGTTTCCGTCAGGCTCCGGAACGCTGCCCGGGAGATTTCCGGGGCGGGTATCTTCGACCATTGGCTGGTAAACGACGATCTGGACCGGGCTTACGACACACTGCGGGCCGTCTGCCTTGCGGAAAAGACTAGGCCGGTATACGATCCCACACTCATGGACCGAATCCTTGCGGGCTGGGCGACCGGGATGGGAGCGTGTCGTGGCTGA
- a CDS encoding DUF370 domain-containing protein: MGMKNSKLLNIGFGNAAVSSRVVAIVNPNSSPMRRLREDARQDGRLIDATQGRKTRSIIVMDSNHCILSAIHTETIAQRFETEDESLGPDQT; this comes from the coding sequence ATGGGCATGAAAAACAGTAAACTGCTGAACATCGGATTCGGGAACGCCGCCGTAAGTTCCAGGGTGGTAGCCATCGTCAACCCCAATTCGTCCCCTATGCGCCGACTGCGGGAGGACGCCCGTCAGGATGGGCGGCTCATCGACGCCACCCAGGGACGCAAGACGCGGTCGATCATCGTCATGGACTCCAACCACTGCATTCTCTCGGCCATTCATACCGAGACCATCGCCCAGCGTTTTGAGACCGAGGATGAGAGCCTTGGACCGGATCAAACATAG
- a CDS encoding YicC family protein, which produces MSRSMTGFGQAVEHSRSWSIRWEIKSVNGRHLDVKWKLPQALNGLQAELETILRRTANRGRVDVYLDLQLLDPELVEIRFDRVQAMAMVKGLREFAGEAGERAWEPDPNVFLRIPSLWSESRKELDPGLRKDLLDWFGRAVNVWDESRIREGQALFEDMAARIEALKGLLVKIRYGAENSAQDRFEAMRIRVESMLDRFKVEMDDTRLVQELVIISDRVDVSEELTRLEVHLTEIDRTMKAGGELGRRLDFLLQECFREINTCGNKIQSQDVGVMVVEFKTGLEKIREQVQNLE; this is translated from the coding sequence ATGAGCAGAAGCATGACCGGATTCGGCCAGGCCGTGGAGCACTCCCGGTCCTGGTCCATTCGATGGGAGATCAAGAGCGTCAACGGCCGCCATCTCGACGTCAAATGGAAGTTGCCCCAGGCCCTGAACGGACTGCAGGCCGAGCTGGAGACGATCCTGCGGCGGACGGCCAACAGGGGGAGGGTGGACGTCTATCTCGATCTTCAGCTTCTGGACCCCGAACTGGTGGAGATCAGGTTTGACCGAGTCCAAGCCATGGCCATGGTCAAGGGGCTGCGGGAGTTTGCCGGCGAGGCCGGGGAGAGGGCTTGGGAGCCGGACCCGAACGTTTTTTTGAGGATTCCCTCCCTGTGGTCCGAAAGCAGAAAGGAACTCGACCCCGGGCTGCGCAAGGACCTTCTTGACTGGTTCGGGCGAGCCGTGAACGTCTGGGACGAATCCAGGATTCGGGAGGGACAGGCCCTTTTCGAGGACATGGCCGCGAGGATTGAGGCTCTGAAAGGTTTGCTGGTCAAAATTCGATACGGGGCCGAAAACAGTGCCCAGGATCGGTTTGAAGCCATGCGGATCAGGGTCGAGTCCATGCTTGACCGGTTCAAGGTGGAGATGGACGATACCCGTCTGGTTCAGGAACTGGTGATTATTTCGGACAGGGTCGACGTTTCCGAGGAACTAACTAGGCTCGAAGTCCATCTCACGGAAATCGACAGGACCATGAAGGCCGGGGGAGAACTGGGTCGCAGGCTTGATTTCCTGCTTCAAGAGTGCTTTAGAGAGATAAACACATGCGGGAACAAGATTCAGAGTCAGGACGTGGGAGTCATGGTCGTAGAGTTTAAAACCGGTCTGGAGAAGATTCGGGAGCAGGTTCAGAATCTGGAGTAA
- a CDS encoding DUF4416 family protein, with amino-acid sequence MSSLADPGPAKICMSILSSGMDRIWTKLQEILAARFGEMDHVSDPLPFDQTTYYDRELGQPILRRLVSFRPLVRMDSLVEVKHWTNALEMAWSQDGKRAVNLDPGLLTLERLVLATGKNFSHRVYLGKGVWADLTLVYGRGGWIVQPWTFPDYAGAVIQNELTAIRAVFAVQVKAWVRRKG; translated from the coding sequence ATGAGTAGCTTGGCGGACCCGGGACCGGCCAAGATCTGCATGTCGATTCTTTCGTCCGGGATGGACCGGATCTGGACGAAGCTGCAGGAGATCCTCGCGGCCCGGTTTGGAGAAATGGACCATGTTTCCGATCCGTTACCCTTTGACCAGACGACCTACTACGATCGGGAATTGGGGCAGCCTATCCTTCGCCGCCTGGTCTCCTTCCGGCCATTGGTACGGATGGACTCCCTGGTCGAGGTCAAACATTGGACCAACGCCCTGGAGATGGCCTGGAGCCAGGACGGAAAACGGGCCGTCAATCTGGATCCCGGCCTCTTGACCTTGGAGCGTCTAGTTTTGGCCACCGGCAAGAATTTTTCTCACCGCGTTTATCTCGGCAAGGGAGTCTGGGCCGATTTGACCCTCGTCTACGGGCGCGGCGGCTGGATCGTTCAGCCCTGGACTTTTCCCGACTATGCCGGAGCGGTGATCCAGAACGAACTGACCGCCATCAGGGCGGTCTTTGCGGTCCAGGTCAAGGCCTGGGTGAGGAGGAAGGGATGA